In Ignavibacteria bacterium, a single genomic region encodes these proteins:
- a CDS encoding phospholipase D-like domain-containing protein, translating into MLNKSIFFAVLFALIGNVYAQVITIDSARSQGPDGVSLLLGQTITVRGVVTTSREFGVPTVYFQVPSAGLVGYDATFGPNVNRGDSVQVTGVVTQYNGLTELQPVTSYQVLATGINTPVPIVVTPEQIRTDGETYEARLIRINGITAIKSISPYGIATQWTVSGSGRNYRLFVGNDSCDIRINASSNIANTQIPEYPFSIIALNSQFQSSAPYIGGYQILPRDLNDIIITSGGPSITGVPMESNITSTSITMSFSTLALGDTKVKYFVSDSIGQPEVYTDSVYNSNQVTSHSINLTNLKPGKIYQALITSTNTNGTSQYANKYFSTASNPTSTGKVEVYFNYPSDTSLALPNNKANGSSNFVTRLGQRIDSAQYSIDFAIYSFNEITTVRDKLINALIRGVKLRIVYDYRDGSIQPLMQDLINAGVRVQIRPSSSYIMHHKFLIFDGRDTSASASSRKWLWGGSANITNEQFYSDAQNVILVQDESICNAYTREFEEMWGSHNDINNLANSKWGSAKLDNTPKIFNVNGKRWEIYFGPSNQATRLGVLIDNEPNKSINFAILSYTLFTIANKMKAKYNPPSLMVRGVFDQANVSNNLYLEMKGIGGSSPWNPPAKVFLENYYGAQMHSKYTVIDADLLSSNPVVETGSFNYSNAADNGNDENMMIIYDSLIANQYYQDFAKRLSDAGGSVDINKIADVVPNQFSLKQNYPNPFNPATKINFSIPKSSLVKISIYDILGREVDVLINKMLTVGEYSADWNAASFPSGVYFYILNVDGENINTKKMILNK; encoded by the coding sequence ATGCTTAATAAATCAATTTTCTTTGCTGTACTTTTTGCATTAATAGGTAATGTTTATGCTCAAGTTATTACTATTGATTCTGCAAGGAGTCAGGGTCCGGATGGTGTATCTTTACTATTGGGACAAACTATTACTGTAAGAGGTGTTGTTACTACAAGTCGTGAGTTTGGTGTTCCTACAGTTTATTTTCAGGTACCATCAGCAGGTTTGGTTGGATACGATGCAACCTTCGGTCCTAATGTTAATAGAGGTGACAGCGTTCAGGTAACAGGAGTTGTTACTCAGTACAACGGTCTTACTGAACTTCAGCCGGTTACTTCGTATCAGGTACTGGCAACAGGAATAAACACTCCGGTTCCTATTGTGGTCACTCCAGAGCAGATACGAACAGACGGAGAAACCTATGAAGCAAGGTTAATTAGAATAAACGGTATTACAGCTATTAAGAGTATATCTCCGTATGGAATCGCTACTCAGTGGACAGTTTCCGGTTCGGGTAGAAATTACAGACTTTTTGTTGGCAACGATTCGTGCGATATTAGAATAAATGCTTCTTCGAATATTGCCAACACACAGATTCCAGAGTATCCTTTCTCTATTATTGCTTTAAATAGCCAGTTTCAATCAAGTGCCCCTTATATAGGTGGATATCAAATACTACCAAGAGATTTGAATGATATAATAATAACTTCCGGGGGTCCTTCCATTACCGGTGTACCTATGGAATCTAATATTACGTCTACATCTATCACTATGAGTTTTTCAACATTAGCTCTTGGTGATACAAAAGTAAAATATTTTGTTTCAGACTCAATTGGACAACCCGAAGTTTATACAGATTCAGTATATAACTCTAATCAGGTTACATCGCACAGTATTAATCTTACTAATTTAAAACCCGGAAAGATTTATCAGGCGTTGATAACTTCTACAAATACTAACGGTACGAGTCAATATGCAAATAAATATTTTTCTACTGCTTCTAATCCAACATCTACAGGCAAGGTGGAAGTTTATTTCAATTATCCATCTGATACGTCTCTTGCACTACCGAATAATAAAGCTAACGGCAGTTCGAATTTCGTGACTCGTCTTGGACAAAGGATTGACTCTGCACAGTATTCTATAGATTTTGCAATATACTCGTTCAACGAAATTACTACTGTTAGAGATAAATTAATTAATGCTTTAATTCGTGGTGTAAAATTAAGAATCGTTTATGATTACAGGGATGGTAGTATACAACCTTTAATGCAGGATTTAATAAATGCCGGAGTACGGGTTCAAATCAGACCTTCAAGCTCATATATAATGCATCATAAGTTCTTAATTTTTGACGGAAGGGATACATCTGCCTCTGCGAGTAGCAGGAAATGGCTTTGGGGCGGCTCTGCAAACATAACAAACGAGCAGTTCTACAGTGATGCACAGAATGTAATTCTTGTTCAGGATGAATCAATTTGTAATGCATATACACGTGAATTCGAAGAAATGTGGGGTTCACACAACGACATAAATAATCTTGCAAATTCAAAATGGGGTAGTGCTAAACTTGATAACACCCCTAAGATTTTTAATGTTAATGGTAAAAGATGGGAAATATACTTTGGACCTTCCAACCAGGCTACAAGGCTTGGAGTACTAATCGATAATGAACCAAATAAATCAATTAATTTTGCTATCCTTTCTTACACCTTATTTACTATTGCTAATAAGATGAAAGCAAAATATAATCCACCTTCATTAATGGTAAGGGGTGTTTTTGATCAAGCAAATGTTTCTAATAACCTTTATCTTGAAATGAAAGGAATTGGAGGCTCTTCACCCTGGAATCCTCCGGCAAAAGTATTTCTTGAAAACTATTATGGTGCACAGATGCACAGTAAATATACTGTTATTGATGCCGATTTGTTATCAAGCAATCCTGTTGTAGAAACAGGTTCATTTAACTATTCAAACGCAGCTGATAATGGTAACGATGAAAACATGATGATAATATATGATTCTTTAATTGCAAATCAGTATTATCAGGATTTCGCTAAAAGACTTTCTGATGCTGGCGGTTCGGTAGATATTAACAAGATTGCTGATGTAGTTCCGAACCAATTTAGTTTAAAGCAAAACTATCCCAATCCGTTTAATCCTGCAACGAAGATTAATTTTAGTATTCCTAAATCATCGCTTGTAAAAATATCGATTTATGATATTCTAGGTAGGGAGGTAGATGTGCTTATAAATAAAATGCTGACCGTTGGCGAATACTCCGCCGACTGGAATGCAGCAAGTTTTCCATCCGGAGTTTATTTCTATATTCTAAACGTTGATGGAGAAAATATCAACACGAAAAAAATGATTTTAAACAAATAA
- a CDS encoding sigma-54 dependent transcriptional regulator — MGRILVVDDEATTIAILKKVLEDVGHVVSTVNNGEMALERINEFKYDVMITDFNMPGMNGIELTEKALRIEQDLIVILITAFATIRSAVDAIRIGAFDYLTKPINKEELLLALQRGLERIHLLRENILLKQRLESVEHSSEKEFEYLTANKEVREMLNEVRKVANTESTILITGSNGTGKEVLSKYIHKMSNRKNQQFVVLNCAALPPQLLESELFGHVKGSFTGAVKDRKGYFEIADNGTIFLDEIGEIDPVIQVKLLRVLQEREFSKVGDTRIQSTNVRVIAATNKDIKQLIAEGKFREDLYYRLNVFEFHLPSLKDRKEDIKFYFNKFITEQSIVLKKSIPVIDVSVENVLLNYEWPGNIRELKNVAERASILCDNGKITLDLLPSNILSNESKRNYSADYNENKENIIKDFEITFIKKYLKLCNGNVAATAKTINFHPVSLRQKLTKLGIDPRDYKY; from the coding sequence ATGGGGAGAATTTTGGTTGTTGACGACGAAGCAACAACTATAGCAATACTTAAAAAAGTACTCGAGGATGTGGGGCATGTGGTTTCAACTGTTAATAACGGTGAAATGGCTCTTGAACGTATTAATGAGTTTAAGTATGATGTTATGATAACTGATTTTAACATGCCGGGAATGAACGGTATCGAACTTACAGAAAAAGCGTTAAGGATTGAGCAAGACTTAATCGTTATTCTTATAACTGCTTTTGCCACAATCCGATCGGCAGTCGATGCCATTCGAATTGGTGCTTTCGATTACCTCACTAAACCTATTAACAAAGAGGAATTGTTGCTAGCTCTGCAACGTGGTCTCGAAAGGATTCATCTTTTAAGGGAGAATATACTTCTGAAACAGAGACTTGAATCTGTAGAACATAGTAGTGAAAAAGAATTTGAATACCTTACTGCTAACAAGGAAGTTAGAGAAATGCTTAACGAGGTAAGAAAAGTTGCTAATACTGAATCAACTATTCTTATAACAGGTTCTAATGGAACAGGTAAGGAGGTACTCTCTAAGTATATTCATAAAATGAGTAACAGGAAAAACCAGCAATTTGTAGTTTTGAACTGTGCTGCTTTACCTCCTCAGCTGCTTGAATCCGAACTATTCGGACATGTAAAAGGCTCGTTTACTGGTGCCGTTAAAGACCGTAAAGGTTATTTTGAAATTGCTGATAACGGTACTATATTCTTGGATGAAATTGGTGAAATCGACCCGGTCATTCAGGTAAAACTACTACGAGTCTTGCAGGAAAGAGAGTTTTCGAAAGTTGGTGATACACGCATACAATCAACTAACGTCCGCGTTATTGCTGCAACAAATAAAGACATTAAGCAGTTAATAGCTGAAGGTAAATTTAGGGAAGACCTATATTACAGACTTAATGTTTTCGAATTCCATCTGCCTAGTCTGAAGGACAGAAAGGAAGACATAAAGTTCTATTTTAATAAATTTATTACCGAGCAGAGTATCGTACTGAAAAAGTCTATTCCCGTAATAGATGTTTCTGTTGAGAATGTTTTGCTTAATTATGAATGGCCAGGCAATATACGTGAATTAAAGAACGTTGCGGAACGAGCTTCAATTCTGTGTGATAATGGGAAGATAACTCTTGATCTGCTTCCTTCTAATATTCTTAGTAATGAAAGTAAAAGAAACTATTCTGCTGATTACAACGAGAATAAGGAAAATATCATTAAAGATTTTGAAATCACTTTTATAAAGAAATATCTTAAGCTCTGTAACGGTAATGTTGCGGCAACTGCAAAAACAATAAATTTTCATCCGGTTAGTCTTAGGCAGAAGCTTACAAAACTGGGCATTGATCCTCGGGATTATAAGTATTAA
- the hppD gene encoding 4-hydroxyphenylpyruvate dioxygenase has product MEDFLPLKRIDYIEFFCGNAKQSAIYYQYAFGFKLTAYSGLETGNRDFASYLLEQGKIRFILTTAYHDTGFIPEHVKLHGDGVRDVAFEVDDAAKSFHETVKRGAVPVLEPTEFKDDFGTIVKSSIKSFGDTIHSFIERNNFKGLFLPGFVDASHRSLKGITDTNLKAVDHMVGNVELGKMLTWVEFYAKVLGFNQLLSFDDKDISTEYTALMSKVMQNSTGKIKIPINEPAKGKKKSQIEEYLDFYKSPGIQHIALATPDILGTVNSLRDRGVEFLTVPTTYYSELESRIGKIDEDVKSLQDLGILVDKDDDGYLLQIFTKPVEDRPTLFFEIIQRKGARSFGKGNFKALFESIEREQALRGTLENDTAADDNIEDLLDLQIIDGLKELGGDDNSFFKEIIDLYITQYPELIDKIKNYNMSRDFENLSKSAHALKGASLNIGAKKLADVCKTMELNSHEKQSMEYDELIKEIESLYTITISELKKL; this is encoded by the coding sequence ATGGAAGATTTTCTCCCTTTAAAAAGGATAGATTATATTGAGTTCTTTTGCGGGAACGCAAAGCAATCTGCAATTTATTATCAGTACGCTTTTGGTTTTAAACTAACCGCATATTCTGGACTCGAAACTGGAAACAGAGATTTCGCTTCTTACCTTCTCGAACAAGGAAAAATAAGATTTATCCTCACTACGGCTTATCATGATACTGGTTTTATTCCTGAGCATGTTAAATTGCATGGCGATGGAGTTCGTGATGTAGCATTTGAAGTCGATGATGCCGCTAAATCGTTCCATGAGACAGTCAAAAGAGGTGCAGTTCCCGTTTTGGAACCGACCGAATTTAAAGATGATTTCGGAACAATTGTTAAGTCATCTATAAAATCTTTTGGAGATACAATACATTCATTCATAGAAAGAAATAATTTTAAGGGATTGTTTCTTCCCGGTTTTGTGGATGCTTCCCACAGATCTCTGAAAGGAATAACGGACACTAATTTAAAAGCTGTTGACCATATGGTAGGAAATGTTGAATTAGGGAAAATGTTGACATGGGTTGAGTTCTATGCAAAAGTACTCGGTTTCAATCAGTTATTATCTTTTGATGATAAGGATATTTCAACTGAATATACTGCACTGATGAGCAAGGTTATGCAAAATAGTACTGGTAAGATTAAGATACCAATCAACGAACCTGCTAAAGGCAAGAAAAAATCACAGATTGAAGAATACCTTGATTTCTATAAATCACCCGGTATTCAGCATATTGCTCTTGCAACACCGGACATACTTGGTACTGTTAACAGTTTAAGAGACAGAGGTGTTGAATTTCTAACTGTACCGACAACTTATTATTCTGAACTTGAAAGCAGAATCGGAAAAATTGATGAAGATGTTAAGTCTTTGCAGGATCTCGGTATTCTCGTTGATAAGGATGATGATGGATACTTACTACAGATTTTTACGAAACCCGTTGAAGATAGACCTACTCTATTCTTTGAAATCATTCAAAGAAAAGGTGCTCGTAGTTTCGGTAAAGGTAATTTTAAAGCTTTGTTTGAGTCTATCGAAAGAGAACAGGCTTTAAGAGGAACTCTGGAAAATGATACTGCCGCTGATGACAACATTGAAGATCTACTCGATTTACAGATTATTGATGGTCTTAAGGAACTTGGTGGTGATGATAATTCTTTTTTTAAAGAAATCATTGATCTTTATATCACCCAGTATCCTGAATTAATTGATAAAATCAAGAATTATAACATGTCACGTGACTTTGAGAATCTTTCAAAATCTGCTCACGCTTTAAAAGGAGCAAGCTTGAATATCGGTGCCAAAAAACTGGCAGATGTCTGCAAAACAATGGAATTAAATTCTCACGAAAAACAATCGATGGAATATGATGAGCTGATTAAAGAAATTGAATCATTGTACACGATTACTATTTCTGAGTTGAAAAAATTGTAA
- a CDS encoding response regulator — MTFKSINLRDDVISLLDLKSEKEFTNFLNWFAGISDYVRIPNYASDVPSRINDLFTLIDKNYSALEEETSRQIKDLKFLAEELKKSSELVVSDAKRQKYIHLHLKEVLLLLLKHVGKSDKYIEGLNPEQMLDLITTIITDLSNQASNNLISGGNFETFADGLKDIIFQTDSQGRIIYANNAWIDITGFNEKDTMNNLLERFMLSSDLDIYKLNLNELVSKKREFVRFQIRLLSKRKDIIWADVFARMLFDERGRVSGLYGIITDITDRKRNEEELIRLKNEAEQAVRAKSDFLSVMSHEIRTPMNGVLGMADLLLETKLNPEQKEYVETIKNSGNTLLTLINDILDFTKIEFSKIDLQEAPFEIRDCIEESFELVAPIAVKKHLDLLYMIEPNVPEMILGDVSRLRQILVNLVNNAVKFTETGEVLVIVKVLKNVKDEVELQFSVKDTGVGIPNDKQEIIFQSFTQADSSVTRKFGGTGLGLAICKRLVTLMGGEIWVESLENVGSVFSFTIKSKVPKVTSPKIFLKSSSTPLKNKRILIVDDNETNLHIMNIQCKNWGMIPRSTKNPQEALKWIVNDDPFDVAVLDMLMPDIDGLTLAGKFRNYRDDKSLPIIIFTSSDSLVNDHQGKEIYINAILRKPIRQTQLQNLLFQTLNVKEIETPIAEEKMEKPKIEKFATLEVKENANSIVEDVDDRSIKILVAEDNMINRKLIHKILSQIGYESEHAVHGLEAIDKLNQKSYDIIFMDVQMPEMDGIEASKHIVKNWEVNERPVIIAMTANVMQGDKDKCINAGMDDYLSKPVIIEDVEKILAKWIDTINQRKLKRKKNIKKGFKVDADILNALKDLNIENKFDNINELYLNLAPELIKNIKSSFSNNNLNEMKKYSSHLKKISINLGAERLADICLKIESLNGNATRSELATLINRIDSVYKITINELIKS, encoded by the coding sequence ATGACTTTTAAGAGTATAAATCTTAGAGATGATGTTATATCATTGCTTGATCTGAAATCAGAAAAAGAATTTACAAATTTCTTGAATTGGTTTGCCGGTATTAGTGATTATGTTAGAATACCTAACTATGCTTCAGATGTTCCTTCCAGAATTAACGATTTATTTACCCTCATTGATAAGAATTACTCAGCTCTTGAAGAAGAGACGAGTAGACAAATAAAAGACCTGAAATTTCTTGCAGAAGAACTTAAAAAATCAAGTGAATTAGTTGTTAGTGATGCCAAAAGACAGAAATACATTCATCTTCATTTAAAAGAAGTTTTGCTTTTATTACTTAAGCATGTAGGTAAAAGCGATAAATATATCGAAGGTCTGAATCCCGAGCAAATGCTCGACCTGATCACTACCATAATAACAGATTTGTCGAATCAGGCATCAAATAATTTGATTTCAGGTGGGAATTTCGAGACTTTTGCTGATGGATTAAAAGATATCATATTTCAAACTGATTCTCAAGGACGGATTATTTATGCGAATAATGCTTGGATTGACATTACCGGTTTTAATGAAAAAGATACAATGAATAATCTGCTTGAGCGGTTTATGTTATCAAGTGATTTGGATATTTATAAATTAAATCTTAATGAATTAGTTAGTAAAAAAAGGGAATTTGTTCGTTTTCAGATTAGATTATTAAGCAAAAGAAAAGATATAATTTGGGCTGATGTTTTTGCTCGTATGTTGTTCGATGAAAGGGGTAGAGTTTCAGGTCTTTATGGAATCATAACTGACATTACTGATAGGAAAAGGAACGAAGAAGAACTAATCAGATTGAAAAATGAAGCTGAGCAGGCGGTTAGAGCTAAATCAGATTTTCTGTCTGTAATGAGTCATGAAATAAGAACTCCTATGAACGGTGTCCTAGGTATGGCTGATCTTTTGCTTGAAACAAAGCTGAATCCGGAGCAGAAGGAATATGTCGAAACTATAAAAAATAGTGGAAATACACTTCTCACACTTATTAATGATATTCTTGATTTTACTAAGATTGAATTCAGTAAAATTGATCTTCAGGAAGCACCTTTTGAAATAAGAGATTGTATTGAAGAATCTTTTGAACTTGTAGCTCCTATTGCAGTTAAGAAACATTTGGATTTACTTTACATGATAGAACCTAATGTTCCTGAAATGATTCTTGGCGATGTATCAAGGTTAAGACAAATCTTAGTGAATCTCGTTAATAATGCTGTTAAGTTCACAGAAACAGGTGAAGTTCTTGTAATTGTAAAAGTTCTTAAAAATGTTAAAGACGAAGTAGAACTTCAGTTCTCTGTTAAAGATACTGGTGTCGGTATTCCTAATGATAAACAGGAAATTATTTTCCAGAGCTTTACTCAGGCTGATTCATCGGTTACAAGAAAATTTGGTGGTACCGGACTCGGACTTGCTATCTGTAAAAGACTTGTTACATTAATGGGTGGTGAAATATGGGTCGAAAGCTTAGAGAATGTTGGTTCAGTTTTTAGTTTTACAATAAAGTCTAAAGTTCCTAAAGTTACTTCTCCAAAGATATTTCTTAAATCTTCTTCAACCCCGTTAAAAAATAAGAGAATTCTTATCGTTGACGATAATGAAACGAATTTGCATATCATGAATATTCAGTGCAAAAATTGGGGTATGATTCCAAGATCTACAAAAAACCCTCAGGAAGCACTAAAATGGATTGTAAACGACGATCCTTTTGATGTAGCTGTCCTCGATATGTTGATGCCCGATATTGACGGACTTACACTCGCAGGAAAATTCAGAAATTATAGAGATGATAAGAGTTTACCAATAATTATTTTCACTTCTTCTGACAGTTTGGTTAATGACCATCAAGGAAAGGAAATTTATATCAACGCTATTTTGAGAAAGCCCATACGACAAACACAACTTCAAAACTTATTGTTTCAAACTTTAAATGTAAAGGAAATTGAAACTCCAATTGCAGAGGAGAAGATGGAAAAGCCCAAAATAGAAAAATTTGCGACACTCGAAGTAAAAGAAAATGCTAATTCAATCGTTGAGGATGTAGATGACAGGTCTATAAAAATTCTTGTTGCAGAAGATAATATGATTAACAGAAAATTGATTCATAAAATCTTATCTCAGATTGGTTATGAATCAGAACACGCTGTGCATGGTCTGGAAGCAATAGATAAACTAAATCAAAAAAGTTATGATATAATTTTCATGGACGTTCAAATGCCTGAAATGGATGGTATTGAAGCTTCAAAACATATTGTTAAAAACTGGGAAGTTAACGAAAGACCGGTAATTATAGCAATGACAGCCAACGTGATGCAGGGAGACAAAGATAAATGTATCAATGCAGGTATGGATGATTATCTTAGCAAACCTGTGATTATTGAAGACGTCGAAAAAATACTTGCAAAGTGGATTGACACAATAAATCAAAGAAAATTAAAAAGGAAGAAAAACATTAAAAAAGGATTTAAGGTTGATGCCGATATTTTAAATGCATTAAAAGATTTAAATATAGAAAATAAATTTGATAATATAAATGAGTTATACTTAAATCTTGCTCCCGAACTCATAAAAAATATTAAATCTTCATTTAGTAATAATAATCTTAATGAAATGAAGAAATATTCATCGCATCTGAAGAAAATAAGTATTAACTTAGGAGCTGAAAGATTAGCCGATATTTGCTTGAAAATTGAATCGTTGAATGGGAATGCAACACGTAGTGAATTGGCAACTTTGATTAATAGAATTGATAGTGTTTATAAAATCACTATTAACGAGTTGATAAAATCTTAG
- the aspS gene encoding aspartate--tRNA ligase, translating into MSFKSRTNTCGELNDAFIGQEVTINGWVAKKRDLGGLFFIDVRDRYGITQIKVMPENILIHQIAEKLGNEYVISVSGKVIKRESVNKNIPTGSIEIDVSEIQILNESDITPFVVEEDVRASEDLRLQYRYLDLRRKKVLDNLILRNNVYQIVHHYFAEFGFIEVETPILMKSTPEGARDYLVPSRVHTGKFYALPQSPQTYKQLLMVSGLDRYVQICKCFRDEDLRADRQPEFTQIDIEMSFVKQEDVFKISEGLFRKIWFEVLGYNLPAEFPKLTYDEAMNKYGIDKPDMRIKNLLLINDITHVVKDSEFKVFNDVINNGGSVSCIKINSGSSHSKIDITRKISDSYAEFVKKLGFSGMAFMKVNENGELQSSILKFLDENIINKMKDSLSLVNGDYVFILSGERKKVLQGLGQLRTKIAEDFKLLDDSKHEFVWITDFPLFNYDEEEKRFAGEHHVFTSPKDEFMHFLDSKDKNEILSIRANCYDLVYNGNEIGSGSIRIHNSDIQKKVFNIIGLSDYESKEKFGFILEAFRYGAPPHGGVAFGFDRLVAMLCGTKSIRDVIAFPKTVSASSLMDNCPSVVHIEQLNELGIELKKK; encoded by the coding sequence ATGAGTTTTAAAAGTCGTACAAATACTTGCGGTGAATTAAATGATGCTTTTATTGGTCAGGAAGTGACAATTAACGGCTGGGTTGCAAAGAAAAGAGACCTAGGTGGTCTCTTTTTTATCGATGTAAGAGATCGTTACGGTATTACTCAAATTAAAGTAATGCCAGAAAATATTCTCATTCACCAGATAGCAGAAAAACTTGGCAATGAATATGTAATTTCTGTATCTGGTAAAGTCATAAAAAGGGAAAGTGTTAATAAAAACATACCTACAGGTAGTATTGAAATTGATGTAAGTGAAATACAGATACTTAATGAATCAGACATTACACCATTCGTAGTAGAAGAAGATGTAAGAGCAAGTGAAGATTTACGACTACAATATCGTTATTTGGATCTCAGGCGTAAAAAAGTTCTAGATAATCTTATTCTCCGAAACAATGTCTATCAGATTGTTCATCATTATTTTGCTGAATTTGGTTTCATCGAAGTTGAAACACCTATTCTGATGAAATCTACTCCCGAAGGTGCTCGGGATTATCTTGTACCATCACGTGTTCATACTGGGAAGTTCTATGCTCTCCCTCAATCTCCGCAGACGTATAAACAGTTACTCATGGTCTCTGGATTAGATAGGTATGTTCAGATTTGTAAATGTTTTCGTGATGAGGATCTCCGTGCAGATAGGCAGCCTGAATTTACACAAATTGATATAGAGATGTCTTTCGTAAAACAGGAAGATGTATTTAAAATTTCAGAGGGATTATTTCGCAAAATATGGTTTGAAGTTTTAGGATATAACCTCCCCGCTGAATTTCCAAAGCTTACTTATGACGAAGCGATGAATAAATACGGTATTGATAAACCGGATATGCGTATTAAAAATCTTTTGTTAATTAATGATATTACCCACGTTGTAAAAGATTCAGAATTCAAAGTGTTCAATGATGTAATAAATAATGGAGGTTCAGTATCTTGTATTAAGATAAACTCTGGCTCATCACATTCAAAAATTGATATAACTCGAAAGATTTCTGATTCTTACGCTGAGTTTGTCAAAAAGTTAGGTTTTTCCGGTATGGCTTTCATGAAAGTCAATGAAAATGGAGAACTGCAGTCCTCTATCCTTAAGTTTCTTGATGAAAATATTATTAATAAGATGAAGGATTCATTGAGCCTTGTGAATGGGGATTACGTTTTCATTCTTTCAGGTGAAAGGAAAAAAGTTCTACAAGGACTAGGGCAGCTGCGTACCAAAATTGCTGAAGATTTCAAGTTGCTTGATGACAGCAAACACGAATTCGTTTGGATTACGGATTTCCCACTCTTCAATTATGATGAAGAGGAAAAAAGATTTGCAGGTGAACATCATGTCTTCACTTCACCTAAAGATGAATTCATGCATTTCCTTGATAGCAAAGATAAAAATGAAATCCTTAGTATTCGTGCTAACTGTTACGACCTTGTATACAACGGTAATGAAATTGGAAGCGGTAGTATTAGAATTCATAATAGTGATATTCAAAAAAAAGTATTCAACATAATTGGTCTATCAGATTATGAGTCTAAAGAAAAATTTGGATTTATTCTTGAAGCATTCAGATACGGTGCTCCGCCTCACGGTGGGGTTGCATTCGGATTTGATAGACTCGTAGCTATGCTCTGTGGTACAAAATCAATTAGAGATGTAATAGCTTTTCCAAAAACAGTAAGCGCTTCTTCTCTAATGGATAATTGTCCTAGCGTAGTCCATATAGAACAGCTAAATGAACTCGGTATAGAATTAAAGAAAAAGTGA